One genomic segment of Streptomyces sp. NBC_00239 includes these proteins:
- a CDS encoding zinc ribbon domain-containing protein YjdM has translation MNESALPPCPECSGAYTYEMGALLVCPECGHEWSPGTSSEPAAGSEERVVKDAVGNVLADGDTVTVIKGLKVKGSTSGIKAGTKVRNIRLVDGVDGHDIDCKVEGFGPMQLKSSVVRKG, from the coding sequence GTGAACGAGTCTGCTCTGCCCCCCTGCCCCGAGTGCTCCGGCGCCTACACCTACGAGATGGGCGCGCTCCTGGTCTGCCCCGAGTGCGGCCACGAGTGGTCGCCCGGCACCTCCTCGGAGCCCGCAGCGGGCTCCGAGGAGCGGGTGGTCAAGGACGCCGTCGGCAACGTGCTGGCCGACGGGGACACCGTGACCGTGATCAAGGGCCTGAAGGTCAAGGGCAGCACCTCGGGCATCAAGGCGGGCACGAAGGTGCGCAACATCCGTCTCGTGGACGGCGTGGACGGCCACGACATCGACTGCAAGGTCGAGGGCTTCGGCCCCATGCAGCTCAAGTCGAGCGTGGTCCGCAAGGGCTGA
- a CDS encoding MarR family winged helix-turn-helix transcriptional regulator: MVDHADEEKVNQVVDSGKGIDDTPGFELPLLLFGGFRTLIDRLHVRLAEEGHPGLRPAYGFALQAIGGHGATASDIGRRLGVSKQAAGKTVDRLLGLGYAERADDPADARRKLVRLTPRGRDALMRSAAVFDELRAEWAAALGAGRLRDVEAALRTVVPAETAFRLDAGSWLGGA; encoded by the coding sequence ATGGTTGACCATGCTGATGAGGAAAAAGTAAACCAGGTTGTCGATTCGGGCAAGGGGATTGACGACACTCCCGGCTTCGAGCTGCCCCTGCTGCTCTTCGGCGGCTTCCGCACCCTCATCGACCGCCTGCACGTCCGGCTCGCCGAGGAGGGCCACCCCGGCCTGCGCCCCGCGTACGGCTTCGCCCTCCAGGCCATCGGCGGCCACGGCGCGACCGCCAGCGACATCGGCCGCCGTCTGGGCGTGTCCAAGCAGGCCGCCGGCAAGACCGTCGACCGGCTGCTCGGCCTCGGCTACGCGGAGCGCGCCGACGACCCCGCGGACGCGCGCCGCAAGCTCGTACGCCTCACCCCGCGCGGCCGCGACGCCCTCATGCGCTCCGCGGCCGTGTTCGACGAACTGCGCGCCGAGTGGGCGGCCGCGCTGGGCGCCGGGCGCCTGCGGGACGTCGAAGCCGCCCTGCGCACCGTCGTCCCGGCCGAGACCGCGTTCCGCCTCGACGCCGGCAGCTGGCTCGGCGGCGCCTGA
- a CDS encoding carboxymuconolactone decarboxylase family protein, with translation MTADPSDLSARTARAVALLKESPQTLDGFLKLSEMFESTTLDAHSRETVILTVAARNQCHLCVDMHEAKLGALGPAPEPERLDAVRRFTLQVLASSGAVSEEELAAFQAHGYTRRNALEVVLGIGTYTVSTFANRFTGAA, from the coding sequence ATGACCGCCGATCCGTCCGACCTGTCCGCCCGCACCGCCCGCGCCGTCGCGCTGCTCAAGGAGTCCCCGCAGACCCTCGACGGCTTCCTCAAGCTCAGCGAGATGTTCGAGTCCACGACCCTGGACGCACACTCCCGCGAGACCGTCATCCTCACCGTCGCCGCGCGCAACCAGTGCCACCTGTGCGTCGACATGCACGAGGCCAAGCTCGGCGCGCTCGGCCCGGCCCCGGAGCCCGAACGCCTCGACGCGGTACGCCGGTTCACCCTCCAGGTGCTCGCCTCCTCGGGCGCCGTGAGCGAGGAGGAACTCGCCGCCTTCCAGGCCCACGGCTACACCCGCCGCAACGCTCTGGAAGTCGTCCTCGGCATCGGCACGTACACCGTCTCCACCTTCGCCAACCGCTTCACGGGCGCCGCCTAG
- a CDS encoding cytochrome P450 family protein, with amino-acid sequence MATACPYALDRNGTDVHAENALLRSQGPVASVELPGGVSAWTVVDHALAKKVLNDARFVKNPQAWPAFAAGEIPSDWPLISWVVMDNMTTHDGADHSRLRRLVSQAFTPRRVAATRPMVEAITTELLDRLAAVPEGEVVDLKGKFAYALPAAVICDLFGVPAESRAEVLRGGEVTTSTSLTEEEAAANVAHWHQALGDLVDAKRREPGDDLTSVLIEAASEGQRLTHEELVGTLFLMLGAGSETVMNLLCHAVKNLLANPDQLKLALSGEVAWEEVAEEVMRVQSPINQLPFRFATEDVELGGVTIRKGDPVLMGFAATGRDPQLHGEDADRFDITRPNKTHLSLGHGAHFCMGAPLARMEAAVALPALFNRFPDLAIAVSDDELVPMPSFIMNGPLTLPVRLGRERTV; translated from the coding sequence ATGGCGACTGCTTGCCCTTACGCGCTCGACCGCAACGGCACGGACGTACATGCTGAGAACGCGCTCTTGCGCTCGCAGGGGCCGGTGGCTTCGGTGGAGCTCCCTGGCGGCGTCTCGGCATGGACCGTGGTGGACCACGCCCTGGCCAAGAAGGTGCTGAACGACGCGCGGTTCGTGAAGAACCCACAGGCGTGGCCCGCCTTCGCGGCCGGCGAGATCCCCTCGGACTGGCCGCTCATCAGCTGGGTCGTGATGGACAACATGACGACCCACGACGGCGCCGACCACAGCCGGCTGCGCAGGCTCGTCTCACAGGCCTTCACCCCGCGCCGGGTCGCCGCGACCCGGCCGATGGTCGAGGCCATCACCACCGAGCTCCTCGACAGACTGGCGGCCGTGCCGGAGGGCGAAGTCGTCGACCTGAAGGGAAAGTTCGCGTACGCGCTGCCCGCCGCGGTGATCTGCGACCTGTTCGGCGTACCCGCCGAGTCCCGCGCCGAGGTCCTGCGCGGCGGCGAGGTGACCACCAGCACCTCGCTCACGGAGGAGGAGGCGGCCGCCAACGTCGCGCACTGGCACCAGGCGCTGGGCGACCTCGTCGACGCGAAGCGCCGCGAGCCGGGCGACGACCTGACCAGCGTGCTGATCGAAGCGGCGTCCGAGGGTCAGCGGCTGACGCACGAGGAGCTGGTCGGCACCCTGTTCCTGATGCTCGGCGCGGGCTCCGAGACCGTGATGAACCTCCTGTGTCACGCGGTGAAGAACCTCCTCGCCAACCCCGACCAGCTGAAGCTGGCGCTGAGCGGCGAGGTGGCCTGGGAAGAGGTCGCCGAAGAGGTCATGCGGGTGCAGTCGCCGATCAACCAGCTGCCGTTCCGGTTCGCGACCGAGGACGTGGAGCTCGGCGGGGTGACGATCCGCAAGGGCGACCCGGTCCTGATGGGCTTCGCCGCGACGGGCCGCGACCCGCAGCTGCACGGCGAGGACGCCGACCGCTTCGACATCACCCGCCCCAACAAGACGCACCTGTCGCTGGGGCACGGAGCGCACTTCTGCATGGGCGCGCCGCTGGCCCGGATGGAGGCCGCGGTCGCGCTGCCCGCGCTCTTCAACCGGTTCCCCGACCTGGCGATCGCCGTGTCGGACGACGAGTTGGTGCCGATGCCGTCCTTCATCATGAACGGCCCCCTCACCCTGCCCGTACGGCTCGGGCGGGAGCGGACGGTCTAG
- the fusA gene encoding elongation factor G → MRNLGILAHVDAGKTTLTERVLFATGTTHKRGEVHDGTTVTDYDPQERDRGITIFAAAVSCTWDAHRINLIDTPGHVDFADEVERSLRVLDGAVAVFDAVAGVEPQSEAVWRQADRHGVPRIAFVNKMDRAGADLDTAVTSLRDRLHVVPLVVQLPIGQEDGFTGVVDLVRMRALTWHAGRDAVEEGAVPEALREEALRRRRRLDEQVAELHPAALEEYCAGAALSAATLAAALRDLTRSGDGVVVLCGSAYRNRGVEPLLDAAVAYLPAPVDVPPVRGTHGTAVVERPADPAAPFAALAFKVNATATGRLTCLRVYAGTLRKGDTVLDAGAGRTERVGRILRMRADRHVEVEEAVAGDIVAVVGLKTARAGSTLCAPDAPLVLEPPTAAVPVVSVAVEAGGSADAGRLSSALARLVEEDPSLAVRTDPETGQTVLSGMGELHLEVAVEKIRRSHGLHVAVGRPRVSYRETVARGVSGLVYRHVKQDGGAGQFAHIVLDVEPPDTDTGTGTGAGTETGGGFVFRSTVTGGRVPQEYVRAVEAGCRDALAEGPLGGHPVTGLRVTLTDGATHPKDSSEMAFRAAGRFALREALRRCRMELLEPVAEVVVTVPDDGVGAVLGDLAARRGRVAGSTARAGTTAVTAVVPLAELFGYASRLRSRTQGRGTFTTRPTGYAPVPAAVSATVLAG, encoded by the coding sequence GTGCGCAACCTCGGCATCCTCGCGCACGTCGACGCCGGCAAGACCACGCTCACCGAACGCGTCCTCTTCGCCACCGGAACCACCCACAAACGCGGCGAGGTCCACGACGGCACCACCGTCACCGACTACGACCCGCAGGAACGCGACCGGGGGATCACGATCTTCGCGGCCGCGGTCAGCTGCACGTGGGACGCCCACCGCATCAACCTGATCGACACCCCCGGACACGTCGACTTCGCCGACGAGGTCGAACGTTCGCTGCGCGTCCTCGACGGCGCCGTGGCCGTCTTCGACGCCGTCGCGGGCGTCGAACCGCAGAGCGAAGCGGTGTGGCGGCAGGCCGACCGCCACGGTGTGCCGCGCATCGCGTTCGTCAACAAGATGGACCGCGCCGGCGCCGACCTCGACACCGCGGTGACGTCGCTGCGGGACCGGCTGCACGTCGTACCGCTCGTGGTCCAGCTCCCCATCGGACAGGAGGACGGCTTCACCGGCGTCGTCGACCTCGTCCGGATGCGCGCGCTGACCTGGCACGCGGGCCGGGACGCCGTCGAGGAGGGTGCCGTACCCGAGGCGCTCCGCGAGGAGGCGCTGCGGCGCCGGCGCCGGCTCGACGAGCAGGTGGCGGAGCTCCATCCGGCCGCCCTGGAGGAGTACTGCGCCGGGGCGGCACTCTCGGCCGCCACCCTGGCCGCGGCGCTGCGCGACCTGACGCGCAGCGGTGACGGCGTGGTCGTGCTCTGCGGATCCGCGTACCGCAACCGGGGCGTCGAGCCGCTGCTCGACGCGGCCGTCGCCTACCTGCCCGCACCCGTGGACGTGCCACCGGTACGGGGCACCCACGGCACGGCGGTCGTCGAACGGCCCGCCGACCCGGCGGCGCCCTTCGCCGCGCTCGCCTTCAAGGTGAACGCGACGGCCACCGGACGGCTGACCTGCCTGCGCGTGTACGCGGGAACCCTGCGCAAGGGGGACACCGTGCTGGACGCGGGCGCCGGCCGTACCGAACGCGTCGGCCGGATCCTGCGCATGCGGGCCGACCGGCACGTGGAAGTGGAGGAGGCCGTGGCCGGCGACATCGTGGCCGTGGTCGGGCTCAAGACGGCCCGCGCCGGGTCCACGCTGTGCGCGCCGGACGCGCCGCTGGTGCTGGAACCGCCGACGGCCGCCGTGCCGGTGGTGTCCGTCGCGGTGGAGGCGGGCGGCAGCGCCGATGCCGGACGGCTGTCGTCGGCGCTGGCCCGGCTGGTCGAGGAGGACCCGTCGCTCGCGGTGCGGACGGACCCCGAGACCGGCCAGACGGTCCTGTCGGGGATGGGCGAACTGCACCTGGAGGTGGCGGTGGAGAAGATCCGGCGCAGCCACGGCCTGCACGTCGCCGTGGGCCGGCCGCGGGTCTCCTACCGGGAGACGGTCGCCCGCGGCGTGAGCGGGCTGGTGTACCGGCACGTCAAGCAGGACGGCGGCGCCGGCCAGTTCGCGCACATCGTCCTCGACGTCGAGCCGCCGGACACGGACACCGGCACCGGCACCGGCGCGGGCACGGAGACCGGCGGCGGGTTCGTGTTCCGCTCCACCGTCACCGGCGGCCGGGTGCCGCAGGAGTACGTGCGGGCCGTGGAGGCGGGCTGCCGGGACGCGCTCGCCGAGGGTCCCCTCGGCGGGCACCCGGTGACCGGGCTCCGCGTCACCCTCACCGACGGGGCCACCCACCCCAAGGACTCCTCGGAGATGGCGTTCCGGGCCGCGGGTCGCTTCGCCCTGCGCGAGGCGCTGCGCCGCTGCCGGATGGAACTGCTGGAACCGGTGGCCGAGGTCGTCGTCACCGTGCCCGACGACGGCGTCGGCGCGGTGCTCGGCGACCTCGCGGCCCGGCGCGGACGCGTCGCGGGATCGACCGCGCGCGCCGGGACCACGGCCGTCACCGCGGTCGTGCCCCTGGCCGAGCTGTTCGGCTACGCGTCCCGGCTGCGCAGCCGTACCCAGGGCCGCGGCACCTTCACCACCCGCCCCACCGGCTACGCCCCGGTCCCGGCGGCGGTGTCCGCCACGGTCCTCGCAGGCTGA
- a CDS encoding DNRLRE domain-containing protein produces the protein MSLSTLYGAEAAVAAPPNRTAKAKPKVQTPDSARDIASARVAARLSGKRVEALSERTETSTTWVNKDGSLTTELSAGPIRYKDGLSDDWRDVDVSLARRTDGSVAPKAHPRGLRLAGGSGSRAASLKAAQAAPAADLVTLGEGDQQITLQWRGALPAPKLDGTRATYENAVPGADVVVEATRTGFEQFVQVKAKPAAGFSYTLPLRTKGLKVVQQKDGSLLFTDKKTRKSAVMPAPVMWDATVDKVSGEHTHRAKVGLKVVKAKGGVDLVLTPDAKFLADPATKYPVTVDPSTSTLGNLFDTYVQQGETVDWSNDTELDLGNPGTKNADGTFRTARSFITWNTAPVADALISSATLSLWNFHSGNTDCTAQPWEAWTANNASTASRWTNQPSMVTKMATSTETKGNAACTADGWINSNVTNLVQHWSNNKWAYAGMGLRATDENNTKQWKRVNSANAASNPPKLTVTYNYRPKTGTKQEAGPPFFSYSGSYVVNTTTPTLRDTFVDANGDKVDGTFQIFDSVTDTQVGNVLVSPFVPSGQVASVTVPAGVLTNGKTYKFRTNSYDGTHYNLGWSAWKTFTVDTSAPSAPTGITSTDYPSTSWVKGAGQNGVFNVTPNGTDHNWLEWSLDGATWTKVATGGAAGAKAITVAPPKDGTHTLQVRAVDKADNRSEAAEYTFHAGPGGFVQPAEGERTARRLPLTAEADGGKYDKVSFSWRRSEADAWTAIPAGDVTSGGTPLTAWPVPLVGGKNAGLVWNATDTVNPDGTVQIKADFTGPNSAIGATQPLSVIVDRNASGAASEQVGPGTVNLLTGDFALSASDASAFGLSASRSTSSRQPGAGVSEGQAAIYGKEWVSGTTAELTDANYSHVRKVSGTAVDVVLTDGTAVHFSANAAQNGWIPEAGSEEFVLTGSVTGSFTLADSSGNVTEFTKPDAGATTWQASSSFAAGIGNSTTSVVSETVTVDGKKLARPKRVIAPTSAASAATCAADPSVKGCRVMEFVYATSTTATGHSVSADFGDFAGQVKEIRLWATDPGAAAATATAVSTFRYDLSGRLRQSWDPRLGQIAQTQYSYDSAGRVNWYDVPGQLPWTFTYGKAGNSSAAGDGMLLKASRAGLKQGTTDVQEGTATTTVVYDVPLTGAKAPYAMGAADVKAWGQTDAPTDATAVFQADSVPASNSGDALTAGDYARATVSYLGASARAVNSAAPGGHITTGENDHFGNAVRELTAGNRAVALGLTAADRAVQADLGIAQLSSADRAELLSSRTVYSEDGSRELEQFGPLRRVELTSDLKSGATVLVGSGTSVTARAWTVNEYDAGRPTDGSAKIKGQVTKVTAGAQVREHPTVLGETTETQTVFDWTKGIPLKSVVDPSGLAVTTSTETDAEGRIVKQLLPGANGADAATRVTTYWSATGTGTCQGRPEWAGMVCSTGPGGAITGGGSQPSQMPVKTTEYDRWGNAAKVTETANGSTRTTTIGHDAAGRVNSVKTTGGLGQAMPDTATEYDPASGAVVRTTSPTAGTVTREYDKLGRPVAYTDADGGRTTTEYDLLGRPVKSSDSVPSTVTYTYDHAVEPRGFAVRTTDSVAGAFEAGYDADGQLVSEKLPGGYTLRQSSNTVGAVTSRVYTRDSDAALVYSDTVTQSVHGQVASHTGWSAQSYRYDKSGRLSSVEDTADTVCTRRGYAFDARSNRTSLTTATGTPGADCPATGGTVTTSSYDSADRLVDAGYVYDAFGRTTSLPGHGSIGYYVNDLVHQQTAGGERQTWSLDPTLRFRSWKKETGSGSTWTTTASKVNHFDADGDSPRWIVEDATAGTLTRSIASAGSALSATTSKTGDTTLQMTTIHGDVALQLPLDVSKAPVAIDADEFGNPRAGQAATRYGWLGAKQRSAETLSGLTLMGVRLYNAQTGRFLSPDPVYGGNANAYVYPGDPVNSFDLDGRASARGCNWWCEQTFWALEFALGNIVCRMSGWWAVLCEGLVGGTMALAQYAYRCAGRCWSWGTAGSKFAWGFVSGSGIAGGWYYIRRRWGGTIRGWVYMLRRPILRYLGRQAWDYVRWGLDAAGL, from the coding sequence ATGTCGCTGTCGACGCTCTACGGAGCCGAGGCCGCCGTCGCCGCACCGCCCAACCGCACGGCCAAGGCGAAGCCGAAGGTCCAGACGCCGGACTCGGCCCGCGACATCGCGTCCGCGCGCGTGGCCGCGCGGCTGTCGGGCAAGCGGGTCGAAGCGCTTTCCGAGCGCACGGAGACCTCGACGACGTGGGTCAACAAGGACGGGTCGCTCACCACCGAGCTGTCGGCCGGCCCGATCCGCTACAAGGACGGCCTCAGCGACGACTGGCGTGACGTCGACGTCAGCCTGGCCCGGCGCACCGACGGCTCGGTCGCGCCCAAGGCCCACCCGCGCGGGCTGCGGCTCGCGGGCGGATCCGGCTCCCGGGCCGCGTCGCTGAAGGCCGCTCAGGCCGCCCCCGCCGCGGACCTGGTCACCCTCGGCGAGGGCGACCAGCAGATCACCCTCCAGTGGCGCGGCGCCCTGCCGGCCCCGAAGCTGGACGGCACCCGCGCCACCTACGAGAACGCCGTGCCCGGCGCGGACGTGGTCGTCGAGGCCACCCGTACCGGTTTCGAGCAGTTCGTCCAGGTCAAGGCGAAGCCCGCGGCCGGGTTCTCGTACACCCTGCCGCTGCGGACCAAGGGCCTGAAGGTCGTCCAGCAGAAGGACGGCAGCCTGCTCTTCACGGACAAGAAGACCAGGAAGTCCGCGGTCATGCCCGCCCCCGTGATGTGGGACGCGACCGTCGACAAGGTCTCGGGTGAGCACACCCACCGGGCGAAGGTCGGCCTGAAGGTCGTCAAGGCCAAGGGCGGCGTGGACCTGGTCCTGACCCCGGACGCGAAGTTCCTCGCGGACCCCGCCACGAAGTACCCGGTGACCGTCGACCCGTCGACGTCGACGCTGGGCAACCTCTTCGACACGTACGTCCAGCAGGGCGAGACGGTCGACTGGTCGAACGACACCGAGCTGGACCTGGGCAACCCGGGCACGAAGAACGCCGACGGCACCTTCCGTACCGCGCGTTCCTTCATCACGTGGAACACGGCTCCGGTCGCGGACGCGCTGATCTCCTCCGCGACGCTGTCGCTGTGGAACTTCCACTCGGGCAACACCGACTGCACCGCCCAGCCCTGGGAGGCGTGGACCGCGAACAACGCGTCCACGGCCTCGCGCTGGACGAACCAGCCGTCGATGGTCACCAAGATGGCCACCTCCACCGAGACCAAGGGCAACGCGGCCTGCACCGCCGACGGCTGGATCAACTCCAACGTCACGAACCTGGTGCAGCACTGGTCGAACAACAAGTGGGCGTACGCGGGCATGGGCCTGCGCGCCACCGACGAGAACAACACGAAGCAGTGGAAGCGGGTCAACTCCGCCAACGCCGCCTCGAACCCGCCCAAGCTGACCGTCACGTACAACTACCGGCCGAAGACGGGCACCAAGCAGGAGGCCGGCCCGCCGTTCTTCTCGTACAGCGGCAGCTACGTGGTCAACACCACCACGCCCACGCTGCGGGACACCTTCGTCGACGCCAACGGCGACAAGGTCGACGGCACGTTCCAGATCTTCGACTCGGTCACCGACACGCAGGTCGGCAACGTGCTGGTCTCGCCGTTCGTGCCCTCCGGGCAGGTCGCCTCGGTGACCGTGCCCGCCGGGGTGCTGACGAACGGCAAGACGTACAAGTTCCGTACGAACTCCTACGACGGCACGCACTACAACCTGGGCTGGTCGGCCTGGAAGACCTTCACGGTCGACACCTCCGCCCCCTCCGCACCCACGGGCATCACCTCGACGGACTACCCGTCCACGTCGTGGGTCAAGGGCGCCGGCCAGAACGGCGTCTTCAACGTCACGCCCAACGGCACCGACCACAACTGGCTGGAGTGGTCCCTCGACGGCGCCACCTGGACCAAGGTCGCCACCGGCGGCGCCGCGGGCGCGAAGGCCATCACCGTCGCCCCGCCCAAGGACGGCACCCACACCCTCCAGGTCCGCGCGGTCGACAAGGCCGACAACCGGTCCGAGGCCGCCGAGTACACCTTCCACGCCGGCCCCGGCGGCTTCGTGCAGCCCGCCGAGGGCGAGCGCACCGCCCGCCGCCTCCCGCTGACCGCGGAGGCCGACGGCGGCAAGTACGACAAGGTGTCCTTCTCGTGGCGCCGTTCCGAGGCCGACGCCTGGACCGCCATCCCGGCCGGTGACGTCACCTCCGGCGGCACCCCGCTGACCGCGTGGCCCGTCCCGCTCGTGGGCGGCAAGAACGCCGGACTCGTCTGGAACGCCACCGACACCGTCAACCCCGACGGCACCGTGCAGATCAAGGCCGACTTCACCGGCCCCAACTCCGCCATCGGCGCCACCCAGCCGCTGTCCGTCATCGTCGACCGCAACGCCTCCGGCGCCGCCTCCGAGCAGGTGGGCCCCGGTACGGTCAACCTGCTGACGGGTGACTTCGCCCTGTCGGCGTCCGACGCGTCCGCCTTCGGCCTCTCCGCCTCCCGCTCGACCTCGTCCCGTCAGCCGGGCGCGGGCGTCTCGGAGGGCCAGGCGGCCATCTACGGCAAGGAGTGGGTCTCCGGCACCACGGCCGAGCTGACCGACGCCAACTACAGCCACGTCCGCAAGGTGTCCGGCACCGCCGTCGACGTCGTCCTCACGGACGGCACGGCCGTCCACTTCTCCGCCAACGCGGCGCAGAACGGCTGGATCCCCGAGGCCGGCTCCGAGGAGTTCGTCCTCACCGGCTCCGTCACCGGCAGCTTCACCCTCGCGGACAGCAGCGGCAACGTCACCGAGTTCACCAAGCCGGACGCCGGGGCCACCACGTGGCAGGCATCCAGCAGCTTCGCCGCCGGCATCGGCAACTCGACGACCAGCGTGGTCTCCGAGACCGTCACGGTCGACGGCAAGAAGCTGGCGCGCCCCAAGCGGGTCATCGCCCCGACCTCCGCCGCGTCGGCCGCCACGTGCGCCGCCGACCCGTCCGTCAAGGGCTGCCGGGTCATGGAGTTCGTCTACGCGACCTCCACCACCGCCACCGGCCACTCCGTGTCCGCCGACTTCGGCGACTTCGCCGGCCAGGTCAAGGAGATCCGGCTCTGGGCGACCGACCCGGGAGCGGCCGCCGCCACGGCGACCGCCGTCTCCACCTTCCGCTACGACCTGTCCGGCCGGCTCCGGCAGAGCTGGGACCCGCGGCTGGGCCAGATCGCGCAGACCCAGTACTCGTACGACAGCGCCGGGCGGGTGAACTGGTACGACGTGCCGGGCCAGCTGCCGTGGACGTTCACCTACGGCAAGGCCGGCAACAGCTCCGCCGCCGGTGACGGCATGCTCCTGAAGGCGTCCCGCGCCGGACTGAAGCAGGGCACGACCGACGTCCAGGAGGGCACCGCCACCACGACCGTCGTCTACGACGTCCCGCTGACCGGTGCCAAGGCGCCGTACGCGATGGGCGCCGCCGACGTGAAGGCGTGGGGCCAGACCGACGCCCCGACCGACGCCACCGCCGTCTTCCAGGCGGACTCCGTGCCCGCCTCGAACTCCGGCGACGCGCTGACGGCCGGCGACTACGCCCGCGCCACCGTGTCCTACCTGGGCGCATCGGCGCGCGCGGTGAACTCCGCGGCCCCCGGCGGCCACATCACCACCGGCGAGAACGACCACTTCGGCAACGCCGTCCGTGAGCTGACCGCCGGCAACCGCGCCGTCGCGCTCGGCCTCACCGCCGCCGACCGGGCCGTCCAGGCCGACCTGGGCATCGCCCAGCTGAGCAGCGCCGACCGGGCCGAGCTGCTGTCCTCCCGCACCGTGTACAGCGAGGACGGCAGCCGTGAGCTGGAGCAGTTCGGGCCGCTGCGGCGGGTCGAGCTGACCTCCGACCTCAAGTCCGGCGCCACCGTCCTGGTCGGCTCCGGCACCTCGGTGACGGCCCGCGCCTGGACCGTCAACGAGTACGACGCGGGCCGCCCCACCGACGGCTCCGCGAAGATCAAGGGCCAGGTCACCAAGGTGACCGCCGGCGCGCAGGTGCGTGAGCACCCGACCGTCCTCGGCGAGACCACCGAGACCCAGACGGTGTTCGACTGGACCAAGGGCATCCCCCTGAAGTCCGTCGTGGACCCCTCCGGCCTCGCGGTCACCACCTCCACGGAGACCGACGCGGAGGGCCGGATCGTCAAGCAGCTGCTGCCCGGCGCCAACGGCGCCGACGCGGCGACCCGCGTGACGACCTACTGGTCGGCCACGGGCACCGGCACCTGCCAGGGCCGTCCGGAGTGGGCCGGCATGGTCTGCTCCACGGGTCCGGGCGGCGCCATCACCGGCGGCGGCTCTCAGCCCTCGCAGATGCCCGTCAAGACCACCGAGTACGACCGCTGGGGCAATGCGGCCAAGGTCACCGAGACCGCCAACGGCAGCACCCGCACCACCACCATCGGCCACGACGCGGCCGGCCGCGTCAACTCGGTGAAGACCACCGGCGGCCTCGGCCAGGCCATGCCCGACACGGCCACCGAGTACGACCCGGCTTCGGGAGCGGTCGTCCGTACGACCTCCCCGACGGCGGGCACCGTCACCCGCGAGTACGACAAGCTCGGCCGTCCCGTGGCGTACACGGACGCCGACGGCGGCCGTACGACGACCGAGTACGACCTGCTCGGCCGTCCGGTGAAGTCGAGCGACTCGGTGCCGTCCACCGTGACGTACACCTACGACCACGCGGTCGAGCCGCGCGGCTTCGCGGTCCGGACCACCGACTCGGTGGCCGGCGCCTTCGAGGCGGGCTACGACGCCGACGGCCAGCTCGTCAGCGAGAAGCTGCCCGGCGGCTACACGCTGCGGCAGTCGTCCAACACCGTGGGCGCCGTCACCTCGCGCGTGTACACGCGTGACAGCGACGCGGCGCTGGTCTACTCGGACACCGTCACCCAGTCGGTGCACGGGCAGGTCGCCTCGCACACCGGCTGGTCCGCCCAGTCGTACCGGTACGACAAGTCGGGCCGGCTCTCCTCGGTCGAGGACACCGCTGACACGGTCTGCACGCGGCGCGGCTACGCCTTCGACGCGCGCTCCAACCGCACCTCGCTGACCACGGCGACGGGCACCCCGGGTGCCGACTGCCCGGCCACCGGGGGCACCGTCACCACGTCCTCGTACGACAGCGCCGACCGCCTGGTCGACGCCGGCTACGTGTACGACGCCTTCGGCCGCACCACGTCGCTGCCGGGCCACGGGTCGATCGGCTACTACGTCAACGACCTGGTGCACCAGCAGACCGCGGGCGGTGAGCGCCAGACCTGGTCGCTCGACCCCACGCTGCGCTTCCGCTCGTGGAAGAAGGAGACCGGCTCCGGCTCGACCTGGACCACGACCGCCTCGAAGGTCAACCACTTCGACGCGGACGGGGACAGCCCGCGCTGGATCGTGGAGGACGCCACGGCGGGCACCCTGACCCGCAGCATCGCGTCCGCGGGCAGCGCGCTCAGCGCCACCACGAGCAAGACCGGCGACACCACGCTCCAGATGACCACCATCCACGGCGACGTGGCGCTCCAGCTCCCGCTGGACGTCTCCAAGGCGCCGGTGGCCATCGACGCCGACGAGTTCGGCAACCCGCGCGCGGGCCAGGCGGCGACCCGCTACGGGTGGCTGGGCGCCAAGCAGCGCTCCGCCGAGACGCTGTCCGGTCTCACGCTGATGGGCGTCCGCCTGTACAACGCGCAGACCGGCCGCTTCCTCTCCCCCGACCCGGTGTACGGCGGCAACGCGAACGCGTACGTCTACCCCGGTGACCCGGTCAACTCGTTCGACCTGGACGGGCGCGCCTCCGCGCGCGGCTGCAACTGGTGGTGCGAGCAGACCTTCTGGGCGCTGGAGTTCGCCCTCGGCAACATCGTCTGCCGGATGAGCGGCTGGTGGGCCGTCCTCTGCGAGGGCCTGGTCGGCGGCACGATGGCGCTGGCCCAGTACGCCTACCGCTGCGCGGGCCGGTGCTGGAGCTGGGGCACCGCGGGCTCGAAGTTCGCCTGGGGCTTCGTATCGGGCTCCGGCATAGCAGGCGGCTGGTACTACATCCGCAGGCGCTGGGGAGGCACCATCCGCGGCTGGGTGTACATGCTGCGGCGGCCGATCCTCAGGTACCTCGGCCGTCAGGCCTGGGACTACGTGCGCTGGGGTCTGGACGCAGCCGGACTCTAA